From a single Salvelinus namaycush isolate Seneca chromosome 14, SaNama_1.0, whole genome shotgun sequence genomic region:
- the LOC120058627 gene encoding neurofascin-like, giving the protein MGMLARSTLLLLLWQGLSAIDVPLEIRQPPTIIKQSLKDHVVDPRDNMVVECEAKGTPHPIFSWRRNGKYFNVARDPQASMRRRSGTLDIYAWADPEAYEGEYQCVATNEHGTAYSNKINLRISRAPLWPREVLEPVTVSVGLPLVLDCSPPPGPPKPETYWMSKFMLPIKQDRRVSMGVNGDLYFSNVYVNDSATDYCCNARFPYKNIIQQKMPITVRVLTTRMVSEAAPTFLSPAGRSSSQTVLQGEELLLECIAAGVPTPVITWTKDGEELDTTNMKVKNYNKLLQIPKASFENSGEYTCTATNKIGYLEHTITVRIKAAPFWLEKPSNLVLAPEENARLVCRSDGIPRPSIRWFINGDTIEDATPVPNREVSGDTITFRSVTVANTGVYQCNASNQYGYLFANAYINVLHATPRILRPRTDLVKVIEGRRAWLDCRYFGSPVPDLRWSKYGLGNLEGNHFKVHSNGTLQIRGTRMDDQGTYVCIVSNKEGRDENQVKLEVKESTKILKRPDNMRVLRGTDVRLECKAQHDPTVAITTTWLKNKQFLIIGWRLSLDESTLVITNVNRGDEGNYTCIIKTEMDKNTASARLVVMDRPDPPTNLQLSDPFERSVRLTWTPGDSNHSPIKEYLVQYDDDDWLPFKWRNLSTYPGNLNSVILQLSPFIIYEFRVIAINDIGMSKPSRSSANFQTGGAPPDAIPKNIQGVGTWRNNMMISWEALNNREWNGPHLKYLVWWKRRDSREEWKNATTWWCKYYIYDTDTFTPYEIKVQAVNDFGMGPESTVIIGYSGEDRPTAAPLNLRVSRIEATKVTVHWDPVARSSIMGELKEYKVYFWRDSSQLRWLSVSRAMKSKAFPASGPRLSGVLPGLIPYSNYKMYIVVANNRYEGHPSNTIEFSTPEGTPSAPRSFRIQQRHLDMIWVDWDTPAEPNGIVTGYILKYQTVNATQGEELHVEQFPPNTTSFAVRRYDRYTRYRFTIAAQTRIGVGEWYTEESPHYTTEAYAREQVDLSTQGWVIGVMCAVALFVLILLVVCFIKRSRGGKYPVRDKKEVTLEPVDDKDQEGSFDYRSLERISRVTTIPYSARREEETKVGRGQTTVDTMMKRTDSDDSLVDYGDGQEIEFNEDGSFIGQYTGHKERDDRDTEFSESRSQEAHSPMAHSPMSPIYSFA; this is encoded by the exons ATGGGGATGCTGGCCAGATCCACTCTATTACTACTGTTATGGCAAGGACTGTCTGCCATTGACGTCCCACTGGAAA TCAGACAGCCCCCCACCATTATAAAACAGTCGTTGAAGGATCATGTCGTGGACCCCAGAGACAACATGGTCGTTGAGTGTGAAGCCAAAGGCACCCCTCACCCAAT TTTCTCATGGAGGCGTAATGGGAAGTATTTCAATGTGGCACGGGACCCTCAGGCCTCGATGAGGAGACGTTCGGGGACGCTGGACATCTATGCCTGGGCTGACCCGGAGGCTTATGAGGGGGAGTACCAGTGTGTTGCCACCAATGAGCATGGCACTGCATACTCAAACAAGATCAACCTACGCATCTCTA GGGCCCCTCTGTGGCCCAGAGAGGTGTTGGAACCGGTAACGGTGAGTGTTGGTCTTCCTCTGGTCTTGGACTGCAGCCCTCCTCCAGGCCCTCCCAAACCTGAGACCTATTGGATGAGCAAGT TCATGCTGCCTATCAAACAAGACCGTAGAGTGTCTATGGGGGTGAATGGAGATCTCTACTTCTCTAATGTCTACGTCAATGACTCTGCCACCGACTACTGCTGCAACGCACGCTTCCCCTACAAAAACATTATCCAACAGAAGATGCCTATTACCGTAAGAGTCCTTACAA CCCGCATGGTGTCTGAGGCCGCTCCCACCTTCCTGTCTCCAGCCGGGAGGTCCAGCTCCCAGACTGTTCTGCAGGGGGAGGAGCTGCTCCTCGAGTGCATCGCTGCTGGAGT TCCAACCCCTGTCATCACATGGACCAAAGATGGAGAGGAACTGGACACGACCAACATGAAGGTGAAGAACTACAACAAGTTACTGCAGATCCCTAAGGCCTCTTTTGAGAACTCTGGTGAATACACGTGCACTGCCACAAACAAGATTGGATACCTGGAACACACCATCACTGTCCGGATCAAAG CGGCTCCGTTCTGGTTGGAAAAGCCCAGTAACCTGGTGCTTGCCCCAGAGGAGAATGCACGCTTAGTGTGCCGCTCTGACGGCATCCCCCGGCCCAGTATCCGTTGGTTCATCAACGGAGATACAATAGAGG ATGCTACTCCAGTCCCAAACAGGGAGGTGTCAGGAGACACAATTACCTTCCGCTCTGTGACTGTGGCGAACACTGGTGTTTACCAGTGCAATGCCtctaaccagtatggctacctgTTTGCCAATGCCTACATCAACGTACTGC ATGCAACGCCACGTATCCTTAGGCCTAGGACTGATCTGGTGAAGGTCATTGAGGGCAGACGCGCCTGGCTAGACTGCCGCTATTTTGGCTCGCCCGTGCCTGATCTGCGCTG GTCTAAGTATGGACTGGGCAACCTGGAGGGGAATCACTTTAAAGTACACAGCAACGGGACACTACAGATCAGAGGCACCCGTATGGATGACCAGGGGACATATGTGTGTATTGTCAGCAACAAGGAAGGACGAGATGAAAACCAGGTCAAACTAGAGGTCAAAG AGTCCACCAAAATTCTCAAACGCCCAGATAATATGAGAGTCCTCCGGGGGACTGATGTCCGGTTGGAGTGTAAGGCCCAACATGACCCCACGGTCGCCATCACCACCACCTGGCTGAAGAACAAACAGTTCCTCATCATAGGCTGGAG GCTGTCGCTGGATGAATCAACTCTGGTCATCACAAACGTCAACAGAGGAGACGAGGGCAATTACACCTGCATCATCAAGACTGAGATGGACAAGAACACTGCCTCCGCCCGCCTGGTGGTGATGG ATCGTCCAGACCCCCCTACAAACTTGCAGTTGTCGGACCCCTTTGAGCGCAGCGTCAGGCTTACCTGGACCCCTGGAGATAGCAATCACAGTCCTATCAAAG AATACCTGGTGCAGTATGATGATGACGACTGGTTACCTTTCAAGTGGAGAAACCTTTCCACGTACCCTGGAAACTTGAACTCTGTCATTCTGCAACTGTCACCATTCATTATCTATGAATTTAGGGTCATTGCTATCAATGACATTGGTATGAGTAAACCCAGTCGCTCGTCAGCCAACTTCCAGACTGGTGGAGCAC CTCCAGACGCCATCCCTAAAAACATCCAAGGAGTGGGAACATGGAGAAACAACATGATGATCAGCTGGGAG GCACTAAACAACAGAGAGTGGAACGGTCCCCACCTAAAGTACTTGGTGTGGTGGAAACGGAGGGATTCCAGGGAGGAGTGGAAGAACGCTACCACTTGGTGGTGTAAATACTACATCTATGACACAGACACCTTCACACCATATGAGATAAAGGTCCAGGCTGTCAATGACTTTGGGATGGGCCCAGAGTCCACTGTCATCATAGGCTACTCTGGAGAAGACC GTCCCACTGCTGCCCCCCTCAACCTGCGTGTGTCCAGGATAGAGGCCACTAAGGTCACCGTGCACTGGGACCCCGTGGCTCGCAGCAGCATCATGGGAGAACTGAAGGAATACAAG GTGTACTTCTGGCGAGACAGTAGCCAGCTGAGGTGGCTGAGTGTGAGCAGGGCCATGAAGTCTAAAGCCTTTCCAGCCAGCGGGCCGCGTCTCTCTGGTGTCCTGCCGGGACTCATCCCTTACAGCAACTACAAGATGTACATAGTGGTGGCCAACAACCGATACGAGGGACATCCCAGTAACACCATAGAGTTCTCCACTCCAGAGGGAA CACCCTCTGCTCCAAGATCCTTCAGAATCCAGCAGAGACATTTGGACATGATCTGGGTGGACTGGGACACTCCTGCAGAGCCCAATGGCATCGTCACCGGATACATACTCAAATATCAGACAG TGAACGCAACTCAGGGGGAGGAATTGCACGTTGAGCAATTTCCCCCAAACACCACCAGTTTTGCTGTTCGCCGATATGATCGCTACACCCGCTATAGATTCACCATAGCAGCACAGACTAGAATCGGGGTAGGAGAATGGTACACAGAGGAATCACCCCATTATACAACTGAAG CTTATGCTCGGGAGCAGGTGGACCTCTCCACTCAGGGCTGGGTAATTGGTGTGATGTGTGCTGTGGCTCTCTTCGTGCTCATCCTGCTGGTCGTCTGCTTTATCAAAAGGAGCCGAGGGGGCAAATACCCAG tACGGGACAAGAAAGAAGTGACATTGGAGCCAGTGGATGACAAAGATCAGGAGGGATCATTTGACTATCG GTCTCTGGAAAG GATAAGTCGTGTCACCACCATTCCCTACTCTGCCCGACG GGAGGAAGAGACTAAAGTTGGCAGGGGCCAGACGACAGTAGACACCATGATGAAACGGACAGATAGTGACGACAGTCTGGTGGACTATGGTGATGGACAGGAGATTGAGTTCAACGAGGACGGCTCCTTCATTGGCCAGTACACTGGACACAAggagagggatgacagagacacAGAGTTCAGTGAGAGCAGGAGCCAGGAAGCCCACTCCCCGATGGCCCACTCCCCCATGAGCCCCATCTATTCATTTGCATAA